The following proteins are co-located in the Mesorhizobium sp. M1E.F.Ca.ET.045.02.1.1 genome:
- the addA gene encoding double-strand break repair helicase AddA, with translation MRYPIPSDTAASQARASDPQNSAWVSANAGSGKTHVLAQRVIRLLLNGTDPSKILCLTYTRAAAANMSNRVFSTLSEWTALPDTELAARIAALDGRSADRDTMRRARRLFAEALETPGGLKIQTIHAFCESVLHQFPLEANIPAHFEMLDPQMEASLFADARRDMISGAGAGVEGLAEAFATVLERGGEFGLDALLTEIVGKRDELRGFIAKLGKSRDFRPLFAEFGFGPGQTADGTAASIWPLPGFAPGQFAEFAHAAEATEARQVLNNVIPYARGAFAEVDPTRRLRLLAKAFLKADGDPYDPPKIFKKALVDRLPDLPERYLATAKAILDVSDRLALFRMLEGTAAALTVAGWLIARYEQLKRGRGFLDFNDLITRTVSLLSRPDAGPWVQFKLDQGIDHILLDEAQDTSPDQWEVVKKLTEEFFAGLGQREAVKRTVFAVGDEKQSIYSFQGAAPDSFAESRLLFAGRVRDAEAAFADLKLTWSFRSSDDVLAAVDCVFAEPGVRRGISHDPDPLSHKAIRTDAPGYVEVWPSIGADAVEEPDDWTLPVNHASAPAVRVAEHVAATIQDWLRNGEVIEGKGRKVTAGDILVLVRKRDRFVHALSRSLKNRQIPVAGADRLSLPGHIAVQDLIALGHFLIQPEDDLSLAAVLRSPIFDVSEETLLALAGERPPGQSLIASLRQRAAADEALSAIVSRLDGWANEVAFKPVFEFYAAVLARDHVRRRMKARLGPEAGDILDEFLSFCLTEERTGLPGLESFLSTLENSGPEIKREMDQTRDEVRVMTVHAAKGLEAPVVFLVDGGSAPFNDQHLPRLMAFEGSGQHWKGKGYLWRSASDVANGVSRAASARARELADDEYRRLLYVGMTRAEDRLIVCGYHGKRQPSTGTWHSIVSRALLGAPESVERRHPATADVAVHRFHMTKLPPMALTEGEKAAPFEHAEPLPENLFRPLPPYEDLPRPLSPSGASALIDESTEALPDTRSPVLDAEAEPSFAVMRGLALHKLLQMLPSVAKGERKDAAQRYLARAGADWPAGERGKALEAVSSILSDGRFDALFSPSSRAEVAVMGSLEVKGKLRSISGKIDRLAVTSEKVSIVDYKTNRPAPASLAEVPPAYVLQLALYRALLKPLYPGRDVTAALLFTEAPRLIELPAKAMDDALARLTGA, from the coding sequence ATGAGATATCCGATCCCCTCCGATACCGCCGCCAGCCAGGCGCGCGCCTCCGACCCGCAAAATTCCGCCTGGGTCTCGGCCAATGCCGGCTCGGGCAAGACGCATGTGCTGGCGCAGCGCGTCATCCGGCTTTTGCTCAACGGCACCGATCCGTCGAAGATCCTGTGCCTGACCTATACGCGCGCGGCCGCCGCCAACATGTCGAACCGCGTATTCTCGACCCTGTCGGAATGGACCGCGTTGCCCGACACCGAGCTTGCGGCGAGGATCGCGGCGCTCGACGGACGCAGCGCCGACCGCGACACCATGCGCCGCGCGCGCCGGCTGTTCGCCGAGGCGCTGGAAACGCCGGGTGGGCTGAAGATCCAGACCATCCACGCCTTCTGTGAATCGGTGCTGCACCAGTTCCCACTGGAAGCCAACATCCCCGCGCATTTCGAGATGCTCGATCCGCAGATGGAGGCCTCGCTGTTCGCGGACGCCCGCCGCGACATGATCTCGGGCGCCGGCGCCGGCGTCGAAGGCCTGGCGGAGGCCTTTGCCACGGTCCTGGAGCGCGGCGGCGAATTCGGGCTCGACGCGCTGCTCACCGAAATCGTCGGCAAGCGCGATGAATTGCGCGGCTTCATCGCCAAGCTCGGCAAGAGCCGGGACTTCCGGCCGCTGTTCGCCGAATTCGGCTTCGGACCCGGCCAGACGGCCGACGGCACCGCCGCTTCCATCTGGCCGCTGCCGGGCTTCGCGCCCGGCCAGTTCGCAGAGTTCGCGCATGCCGCCGAAGCTACCGAAGCACGGCAAGTGCTGAACAACGTTATCCCTTATGCACGAGGCGCATTCGCCGAAGTCGACCCGACCCGCCGGTTGCGGCTCCTGGCAAAGGCCTTTCTCAAGGCCGACGGCGACCCCTACGACCCACCCAAGATCTTCAAGAAGGCGCTGGTCGACCGGCTGCCGGACCTGCCCGAGCGCTATCTCGCGACAGCCAAGGCGATTCTCGACGTATCGGACCGGCTGGCGCTGTTCCGGATGCTCGAAGGCACGGCGGCGGCGCTCACCGTCGCCGGCTGGCTGATCGCGCGTTATGAGCAGTTGAAGCGCGGCCGCGGCTTCCTCGACTTCAACGATCTGATCACCCGCACGGTCAGTCTCTTGTCTCGGCCCGATGCCGGGCCGTGGGTGCAGTTCAAGCTCGACCAGGGCATCGATCACATCCTGCTCGACGAGGCGCAGGACACCAGTCCCGATCAATGGGAAGTGGTGAAGAAGCTGACGGAAGAGTTCTTCGCCGGGCTCGGCCAGCGCGAGGCGGTCAAGCGCACGGTGTTCGCGGTCGGCGACGAAAAGCAGTCGATCTATTCCTTTCAAGGAGCCGCGCCCGATTCCTTCGCCGAGAGCCGGCTTCTGTTTGCCGGGCGCGTGCGCGACGCCGAGGCCGCCTTCGCCGACCTCAAGCTCACCTGGTCGTTCCGCTCGAGCGACGACGTGCTTGCCGCCGTCGACTGCGTCTTTGCCGAGCCAGGTGTGCGGCGCGGCATCAGCCACGACCCCGATCCGCTCAGCCACAAGGCGATCCGCACCGACGCGCCGGGCTATGTCGAGGTGTGGCCTTCGATCGGCGCTGATGCGGTCGAGGAGCCCGACGACTGGACCCTGCCGGTCAACCATGCCAGCGCGCCGGCCGTGCGCGTGGCGGAGCATGTGGCGGCGACCATCCAGGACTGGCTGCGCAACGGCGAGGTCATCGAAGGCAAGGGAAGGAAGGTGACGGCCGGCGACATCCTGGTTCTGGTGCGCAAGCGTGACCGCTTCGTGCATGCGCTGTCGCGCAGCCTGAAAAACCGGCAGATCCCGGTGGCCGGCGCCGATAGACTTAGCCTGCCCGGCCATATCGCCGTGCAGGATCTTATCGCGCTCGGCCATTTCCTGATCCAGCCGGAGGACGACCTGTCCCTGGCCGCGGTGCTGCGCAGTCCGATCTTCGATGTCTCCGAGGAGACCCTGCTGGCGCTCGCCGGCGAGCGGCCGCCCGGCCAGTCATTGATCGCATCGCTTAGGCAGCGTGCGGCCGCAGACGAGGCTCTGTCCGCGATCGTCAGCCGGCTCGATGGCTGGGCGAACGAGGTGGCCTTCAAGCCGGTGTTCGAATTCTATGCCGCTGTGCTGGCGCGCGACCACGTGCGCCGCAGGATGAAGGCGCGACTCGGGCCGGAAGCCGGCGACATCCTCGACGAGTTCCTGAGCTTCTGCCTGACCGAGGAACGCACCGGCCTGCCGGGGCTGGAATCCTTCCTCTCGACGCTGGAAAACAGCGGCCCCGAGATCAAGCGCGAGATGGACCAGACGCGCGACGAGGTGCGCGTCATGACCGTGCATGCCGCGAAAGGCCTGGAGGCGCCGGTGGTTTTCCTGGTCGATGGCGGCTCGGCGCCATTCAACGACCAGCATCTGCCGCGACTGATGGCCTTCGAAGGCTCGGGCCAACATTGGAAGGGCAAGGGCTATCTCTGGCGCTCGGCCAGCGACGTCGCCAATGGCGTTTCGCGGGCGGCCTCGGCGCGGGCGCGGGAGCTTGCCGACGATGAATACCGGCGGCTGCTTTATGTCGGCATGACGCGCGCCGAGGACCGGCTGATCGTCTGCGGCTATCACGGCAAGCGGCAACCCAGCACCGGCACCTGGCATTCGATCGTCAGCCGGGCGCTGCTGGGCGCGCCGGAAAGCGTGGAGCGCCGGCATCCGGCGACGGCCGATGTGGCCGTGCATCGCTTCCATATGACGAAGCTGCCGCCCATGGCGTTGACCGAGGGCGAGAAGGCAGCGCCATTCGAGCATGCGGAGCCGTTGCCGGAAAACCTGTTCCGGCCGCTGCCGCCCTATGAGGACCTGCCGCGGCCGCTTTCGCCCTCCGGCGCCTCCGCGTTGATCGACGAATCGACCGAGGCCCTGCCCGACACGCGCTCGCCGGTGCTCGACGCCGAGGCCGAGCCTAGCTTCGCGGTGATGCGCGGACTGGCCCTGCACAAATTGCTGCAGATGCTGCCTTCGGTCGCCAAAGGCGAGCGTAAGGACGCCGCGCAGCGCTATCTGGCGCGCGCCGGCGCCGATTGGCCGGCGGGGGAGCGCGGCAAGGCGCTGGAGGCGGTGTCTTCCATCCTCTCCGACGGCCGTTTCGACGCGCTGTTTTCGCCGTCCTCGCGGGCGGAAGTCGCGGTCATGGGCAGCCTGGAAGTGAAGGGCAAGCTGCGCTCCATCTCCGGCAAGATCGACCGGCTGGCCGTCACGTCGGAAAAGGTCTCGATCGTCGACTACAAGACCAACCGGCCGGCGCCGGCGAGCCTGGCCGAAGTACCGCCGGCCTATGTGCTGCAGCTTGCGCTCTACCGCGCCCTGCTCAAGCCGCTCTACCCAGGCCGCGACGTTACGGCTGCGCTGCTCTTCACCGAGGCGCCGCGGTTGATCGAGCTGCCGGCAAAGGCCATGGACGATGCCCTTGCCCGACTCACGGGAGCGTGA
- the trxA gene encoding thioredoxin: MATVKVDKGNFQADVLNAKEPVVVDFWAEWCGPCKMIGPSLEEIAKELGSKIKVAKLNIDENPELAAQYGVRSIPTLMIFKGGEVADMKVGAAPKTALSHWINGSLA; the protein is encoded by the coding sequence ATGGCCACCGTCAAGGTCGACAAGGGCAATTTCCAGGCCGATGTGCTCAACGCCAAGGAGCCGGTTGTGGTGGATTTCTGGGCGGAGTGGTGCGGTCCGTGCAAGATGATCGGCCCGTCACTGGAAGAAATCGCCAAGGAGCTCGGCTCGAAGATCAAGGTCGCCAAGCTCAACATCGACGAGAATCCCGAGTTGGCCGCGCAGTACGGCGTGCGTTCTATCCCGACGCTGATGATCTTCAAGGGCGGCGAAGTGGCCGACATGAAGGTGGGCGCCGCGCCGAAGACCGCGCTGTCGCACTGGATCAACGGCAGCCTCGCCTGA
- a CDS encoding cupin domain-containing protein, which translates to MTGTAKATVFVDNERVIVTEYRFAPGANTGWHRHGHDYVVVPLMDGKVKLLTKDGESFAEMKKGAPYFRKEGVEHDVINANDGEYAFIEIELK; encoded by the coding sequence ATGACCGGAACAGCCAAGGCCACCGTCTTTGTCGACAATGAGCGGGTCATCGTCACCGAATACCGCTTCGCCCCGGGCGCCAACACCGGCTGGCATCGCCACGGCCACGACTATGTCGTGGTGCCGCTGATGGACGGCAAGGTGAAGCTTCTGACCAAGGACGGCGAATCCTTCGCCGAGATGAAAAAGGGCGCGCCCTATTTCCGCAAGGAAGGCGTCGAGCACGACGTCATCAACGCCAATGACGGCGAATACGCCTTCATCGAGATCGAGCTGAAGTGA
- a CDS encoding VOC family protein produces the protein MIKVRQLAHVCIFANDLEATRRFYRDVLCMDTRFNFLRDGKIFGFYLDCGGRSHVEVFEKSEASYSERNQINHFCLEVEDIDVAIAHIRSKGVEVTPKKLACDDTWQAWVKDPNGVKIELFEYTAKSAQFTGGNRVADW, from the coding sequence ATGATCAAGGTGAGGCAGCTCGCCCATGTCTGCATCTTCGCGAATGACCTGGAGGCGACGCGCCGCTTCTACCGGGACGTCCTCTGCATGGACACAAGGTTCAATTTCCTGCGCGACGGCAAGATCTTCGGCTTCTACCTCGATTGCGGCGGCCGCAGCCATGTCGAGGTGTTCGAGAAGAGCGAGGCCAGCTACAGCGAGCGCAACCAGATCAACCACTTCTGTCTCGAGGTGGAAGATATCGACGTGGCCATCGCTCACATCCGCTCGAAAGGCGTCGAGGTCACGCCGAAGAAGCTCGCCTGCGACGACACCTGGCAAGCATGGGTCAAAGACCCCAATGGGGTGAAGATCGAGCTGTTCGAATATACTGCAAAAAGCGCGCAATTCACCGGCGGCAATCGCGTCGCCGACTGGTGA
- a CDS encoding folylpolyglutamate synthase/dihydrofolate synthase family protein → MTTLAADRAIEHLMTLHPKGFDLSLDRIARLLERLGNPQDRLPPVIHIAGTNGKGSCAAFSRALLEAAGHLVHVHTSPHLVNWHERYRLAAEGGGRLVADKVFAEAIARVAKANQGQKITVFEILTAVTFILFSEHPAEAAIIEVGLGGRFDATNVITRPAVSVIMPVSLDHEAYLGDRVEVIAAEKAGIMKRGCPVVIGAQESETALEVLIETAERLDCPTVVYGQDFLAFEENGRMVYQDEDGLMDLPLPRLPGRYQFANAAAAIAAVKAAGFEIGHRAAEKAMAQVAWPARMQKLSQGKLVDLAPKGAEIWLDGGHNPGAGVVIAEALAEQEEKNPRPLILISGMINTKDQSGYFSAFKGLARHVYTVPVSKSDAGVPNDELALRAADAGLSAEPVGSVANALMLLRDTWDGPPPRILIGGSLYFAGAVLDENGTPPT, encoded by the coding sequence ATGACAACGCTCGCCGCCGACCGCGCAATCGAACATCTGATGACGCTCCACCCGAAAGGCTTCGACCTTTCGCTGGATCGTATCGCCCGCCTGCTCGAGCGCCTGGGCAATCCGCAGGACCGGCTGCCGCCGGTCATCCATATCGCCGGCACCAACGGCAAGGGCTCCTGCGCCGCCTTTTCGCGGGCACTGCTGGAGGCGGCGGGCCATCTCGTCCACGTGCATACCTCGCCGCATCTGGTGAACTGGCACGAGCGTTACCGGCTGGCGGCCGAGGGCGGCGGCAGGCTGGTCGCAGACAAGGTCTTTGCCGAGGCCATTGCGCGCGTCGCCAAGGCCAATCAGGGCCAGAAGATCACCGTCTTCGAGATCCTGACCGCCGTCACCTTCATTTTGTTTTCAGAGCATCCGGCCGAGGCTGCGATCATCGAGGTTGGACTGGGCGGCCGCTTCGACGCCACCAATGTCATCACGCGGCCTGCGGTTTCGGTGATCATGCCGGTGTCATTGGATCACGAAGCCTATCTCGGCGACCGCGTCGAGGTGATCGCCGCCGAAAAGGCCGGCATCATGAAGCGCGGCTGCCCGGTGGTGATCGGCGCACAGGAAAGCGAGACGGCGCTCGAGGTGCTGATCGAGACCGCCGAGCGGCTGGATTGCCCGACTGTCGTTTACGGTCAGGATTTCCTGGCCTTCGAGGAGAACGGCCGCATGGTCTATCAGGACGAGGACGGCCTGATGGACCTGCCGCTGCCGCGCCTGCCCGGACGCTATCAATTCGCCAATGCCGCTGCGGCGATCGCCGCAGTCAAGGCCGCAGGGTTCGAGATCGGCCACCGCGCTGCCGAAAAGGCGATGGCACAAGTCGCCTGGCCCGCCCGGATGCAGAAATTGTCGCAAGGCAAGCTGGTTGATCTGGCCCCCAAGGGTGCCGAGATCTGGCTCGACGGCGGCCACAATCCGGGTGCCGGCGTCGTCATCGCCGAGGCGCTGGCCGAGCAGGAAGAGAAGAACCCGCGCCCGCTGATCCTCATCTCCGGCATGATCAACACCAAGGACCAGAGCGGTTATTTCAGCGCCTTCAAGGGGCTTGCCCGCCATGTCTACACCGTGCCGGTGAGCAAGAGCGACGCCGGGGTGCCGAACGACGAGCTGGCGCTGCGCGCCGCCGACGCCGGCCTGTCGGCCGAGCCGGTCGGCTCCGTCGCCAATGCGCTGATGCTCCTGCGCGACACCTGGGACGGCCCGCCGCCGCGGATTCTCATCGGCGGCTCGCTCTATTTCGCCGGCGCGGTGCTGGACGAGAACGGCACGCCGCCGACCTGA
- the accD gene encoding acetyl-CoA carboxylase, carboxyltransferase subunit beta, producing the protein MNWITNYVRPKINSMLGRRTDMPENLWIKDPETGEMIFHKDLESNQFVIPVSGHHMKISAKERLKYFFDDGKYETLENPKVVQDPLKFRDEKRYTDRLKEAKAKTGLEDAILNAAGTIEGLPVIVTVQDFAFMGGSLGMAAGDAIVHAFEVALQRRRPLILFAASGGARMQEGILSLMQLPRTTVGVDRLKEAGLPYIVVLTNPTTGGVTASYAMLGDVHIAEPGALIGFAGPRVIEQTIREKLPDGFQRSEYLMEHGMVDMVVSRLEMRPTIARLLKMLLKVPEAEKPVEPEILPPAVVNAEARPQA; encoded by the coding sequence ATGAACTGGATCACCAACTACGTTCGTCCGAAGATCAATTCGATGCTCGGCCGGCGCACCGACATGCCGGAAAACCTCTGGATCAAGGATCCCGAGACCGGCGAGATGATCTTCCACAAGGACCTCGAATCCAACCAGTTCGTCATCCCGGTCTCCGGCCACCACATGAAGATCTCGGCCAAGGAACGGCTGAAATATTTCTTCGACGATGGCAAATACGAGACGCTGGAAAACCCCAAGGTCGTCCAGGATCCGCTGAAGTTCCGCGATGAGAAGCGCTACACCGATCGCCTCAAGGAGGCTAAGGCCAAGACCGGCCTGGAGGACGCCATCCTCAACGCCGCCGGCACCATCGAAGGCCTGCCGGTCATCGTCACCGTGCAGGATTTCGCCTTCATGGGCGGCTCGCTCGGCATGGCGGCGGGCGATGCCATCGTCCACGCCTTCGAGGTCGCGCTGCAGCGCAGGCGACCGCTGATCCTGTTCGCCGCCTCCGGCGGCGCCCGCATGCAGGAAGGCATCCTCTCGCTGATGCAGTTGCCGCGCACCACGGTCGGCGTCGACCGGCTGAAGGAAGCCGGGCTGCCCTATATCGTCGTGCTCACCAACCCGACGACGGGCGGCGTCACCGCTTCCTACGCCATGCTGGGCGACGTTCACATCGCGGAGCCCGGCGCGCTGATCGGCTTTGCCGGCCCCCGCGTCATCGAGCAGACCATCCGCGAGAAACTGCCGGACGGCTTCCAGCGCTCCGAATATCTGATGGAGCACGGCATGGTCGACATGGTGGTCTCGCGCCTGGAGATGCGGCCGACCATCGCGCGGCTGCTGAAGATGCTGCTCAAGGTGCCGGAGGCTGAGAAGCCGGTCGAGCCGGAGATCCTGCCGCCGGCTGTCGTCAACGCAGAAGCGCGGCCGCAGGCCTGA
- the trpA gene encoding tryptophan synthase subunit alpha, with protein sequence MATRIDRRMAKLKSEGRPALVTYFMGGDPDYATSLAIMKALPGAGSDIIELGMPFSDPMADGPAIQAAGLRALKGGQTLVKTLKMASEFRAGDDETPIVLMGYYNPIYIYGVDRFLADAKASGIDGLIVVDLPPEMDEELCIPALKAGINFIRLATPTTDDKRLPKVLQNTSGFVYYVSMTGITGSALADTAKVAAAVKRIKGHTVLPVCVGFGVKTAEQARVIGASADGVVVGTAIVNAVANVLGPKGEKTADPAEAVATLVSGLAQGVRSARLAAAE encoded by the coding sequence ATGGCGACCCGCATTGACCGCCGCATGGCGAAGCTCAAGTCCGAGGGCCGTCCGGCTTTGGTCACCTATTTCATGGGCGGCGACCCGGACTACGCCACTTCTTTGGCCATCATGAAGGCACTGCCGGGCGCCGGCAGCGACATCATCGAGCTCGGCATGCCGTTTTCCGACCCGATGGCCGACGGCCCGGCCATCCAGGCGGCCGGCCTCAGGGCGCTGAAAGGCGGCCAGACGCTGGTCAAGACGCTGAAGATGGCGTCCGAATTCCGCGCCGGCGACGACGAGACGCCGATCGTGCTGATGGGCTATTACAATCCGATCTACATCTACGGCGTCGACCGCTTCCTTGCCGATGCCAAGGCGAGCGGCATCGACGGGCTGATCGTCGTCGACCTGCCGCCCGAGATGGACGAGGAACTCTGCATTCCGGCGCTGAAGGCCGGCATCAATTTCATCCGCCTGGCGACGCCGACCACCGACGACAAGCGTCTGCCCAAGGTGCTGCAGAACACCTCCGGCTTCGTCTATTACGTCTCGATGACCGGCATCACCGGCTCGGCCCTTGCCGACACGGCCAAGGTCGCGGCGGCGGTCAAGCGCATCAAGGGCCACACCGTGCTGCCGGTCTGCGTCGGCTTCGGCGTCAAGACCGCGGAGCAGGCCCGGGTGATCGGCGCTTCGGCCGACGGTGTCGTCGTCGGCACGGCGATCGTCAACGCGGTCGCCAATGTGCTCGGACCGAAGGGCGAGAAGACCGCCGATCCGGCCGAAGCCGTCGCCACTCTGGTCAGCGGCCTGGCCCAGGGCGTGCGCTCGGCCCGCCTTGCTGCGGCCGAATAG
- the trpB gene encoding tryptophan synthase subunit beta, with protein MNKPAMPNSFRTGPDEQGMFGIFGGRFVAETLMPLILDLEVEWNKAKNDPEFKAELQNLSTHYAGRPSKLYFAEGLTKHLGGAKVYFKREDLNHTGSHKINNCLGQILLAKRMGKKRIIAETGAGQHGVASATVAARFGYPCVVYMGATDVARQSPNVFRMKLLGAEVRPVTAGHGTLKDAMNEALRDWVTNVEDTYYLIGTAAGPHPYPELVRDFQSVIGTEARAQMLEQEGRLPDTIIAAVGGGSNAIGLFHPFLDDKEVRIIGVEAGGRGLDGVEHCASMNAGKPGVLHGNRTYLLQNADGQILDGHSISAGLDYPGVGPEHSWLRDTGRVEYVPILDDEALEAFQLTTRVEGIIPALESAHAIAHAMKIVPAMDKDQIVIVNLSGRGDKDVHTVAKMLGMEI; from the coding sequence ATGAATAAGCCGGCTATGCCCAATTCCTTCCGCACCGGGCCCGACGAGCAAGGCATGTTCGGCATTTTCGGCGGCCGTTTCGTCGCCGAGACGCTGATGCCGCTGATCCTCGATCTCGAAGTGGAGTGGAACAAGGCCAAGAACGACCCGGAGTTCAAGGCCGAGCTGCAGAACCTGTCCACCCACTATGCCGGGCGGCCATCGAAGCTCTATTTCGCCGAGGGCCTCACAAAACATCTCGGCGGCGCCAAGGTCTATTTCAAGCGCGAGGACCTGAACCACACCGGCTCGCACAAGATCAACAACTGCCTCGGCCAGATCCTGCTCGCCAAGCGCATGGGCAAGAAGCGCATCATCGCCGAGACCGGCGCCGGCCAGCACGGCGTCGCCTCGGCCACCGTCGCGGCGCGCTTCGGCTATCCGTGTGTCGTCTACATGGGCGCCACCGACGTCGCCCGGCAGAGCCCGAACGTCTTCCGCATGAAGCTGCTCGGCGCCGAGGTGCGGCCGGTCACCGCCGGCCACGGCACGCTGAAGGACGCCATGAACGAGGCCCTGCGTGATTGGGTCACCAATGTCGAGGACACCTATTACCTGATCGGCACCGCCGCCGGCCCGCATCCCTATCCGGAGCTGGTGCGCGACTTCCAGTCCGTGATCGGCACCGAGGCGCGCGCCCAGATGCTCGAGCAGGAAGGCCGGCTGCCAGACACCATCATCGCCGCCGTTGGCGGCGGCTCCAACGCCATCGGCCTGTTCCATCCCTTCCTCGACGACAAGGAGGTTCGCATCATCGGCGTCGAGGCCGGCGGTCGCGGCCTCGACGGCGTCGAGCATTGCGCCTCGATGAACGCCGGCAAGCCGGGCGTGCTGCATGGCAACCGCACCTATCTGCTGCAGAATGCCGACGGCCAGATCCTCGATGGGCATTCGATCTCGGCCGGCCTCGACTATCCGGGCGTCGGGCCGGAGCATTCATGGCTGCGCGACACGGGCCGCGTCGAATATGTGCCGATCCTCGACGACGAGGCGCTGGAAGCCTTCCAACTGACGACCCGTGTCGAAGGCATCATCCCGGCGCTGGAGTCGGCGCACGCCATCGCCCACGCGATGAAGATCGTGCCGGCCATGGACAAGGACCAGATCGTCATCGTCAACCTGTCCGGCCGCGGCGACAAGGACGTGCATACGGTGGCCAAGATGCTGGGCATGGAGATCTGA
- a CDS encoding phosphoribosylanthranilate isomerase, translating to MTLDIKICGLKTDAAMAAALAGGANHVGFIFFAKSPRFVDPAEAGRLRQAASGKARAVAVTVDADDAFLDEIIAKVRPDMLQLHGAETPERVAELKGRYGLPAMKALPLSEASDLGRIKPYIGIADRFLFDAKPPKGSQLPGGNGVAFDWRILAGLDGGVDYMLSGGLNAANIGDALRLANPPGIDISSGVESAPGVKDPALIEQFFRAVRAARDDRAA from the coding sequence ATGACGCTCGACATCAAGATCTGCGGATTGAAGACCGACGCCGCGATGGCCGCTGCCCTTGCCGGCGGCGCGAACCATGTCGGCTTCATCTTCTTTGCCAAAAGCCCGCGCTTTGTCGATCCGGCCGAGGCCGGCCGTCTGCGCCAGGCTGCCAGCGGCAAGGCCAGGGCGGTCGCCGTCACCGTCGACGCCGACGATGCCTTCCTCGATGAGATCATCGCCAAGGTGCGGCCCGATATGCTGCAGCTTCACGGCGCCGAAACGCCGGAACGGGTGGCGGAGCTTAAAGGGCGCTATGGCCTGCCGGCGATGAAGGCGCTGCCGCTCAGCGAGGCTTCGGATCTCGGACGGATAAAGCCGTATATCGGTATCGCGGACCGGTTCCTGTTCGACGCCAAGCCGCCGAAGGGTTCGCAATTGCCGGGCGGCAACGGCGTCGCCTTCGACTGGCGCATCCTTGCCGGCCTTGACGGCGGCGTCGATTACATGCTTTCCGGAGGGCTCAACGCCGCCAATATCGGCGATGCCCTGAGACTGGCCAACCCGCCCGGAATAGACATCTCGTCCGGCGTGGAAAGCGCTCCGGGTGTCAAGGATCCGGCGCTGATCGAGCAGTTTTTTCGGGCCGTCAGGGCCGCGCGCGACGATCGCGCCGCCTGA
- a CDS encoding M48 family metallopeptidase encodes MTLGFFRNLTKPKPKPVVEREHCVAGRTLPLKIVESARARRLTLRIDSGGQGLRITVPPGLRRGEVEKFLDRHQDWLEQRLAKVPTRPQVRPGIKIPVRGVPHRIVHEPAKRGTVTVSRDERGPLLIVHGERIHLPRRIADHLKREAKREIEKLVVKHTEAIGKRAKAIRYKDTSSRWGSCTSEGNLSFSWRIMMAPPPVINYLVAHEVAHLKEMNHGPKFWKLCEKLCPDTDRCKDWLKRNGGALQAIVFE; translated from the coding sequence ATGACCCTCGGCTTCTTTCGCAACCTGACCAAGCCAAAGCCCAAGCCCGTCGTGGAGCGCGAGCATTGCGTCGCCGGCCGCACGCTGCCGCTCAAGATCGTCGAGAGCGCCAGGGCCCGGCGGCTGACGCTGCGCATCGATTCCGGCGGCCAGGGCCTGCGCATCACCGTGCCGCCCGGTCTGCGCCGTGGCGAGGTGGAGAAATTCCTCGACCGCCATCAGGACTGGCTGGAGCAGCGCCTGGCCAAGGTGCCGACACGTCCACAGGTAAGGCCGGGCATCAAGATTCCGGTTCGCGGCGTGCCGCACCGCATCGTCCATGAGCCGGCAAAGCGCGGCACCGTCACCGTCTCGCGCGACGAGCGTGGCCCGCTGCTGATCGTCCATGGCGAGCGCATCCACTTGCCGCGCCGCATTGCCGACCATCTGAAGCGCGAGGCCAAGCGCGAGATCGAGAAGCTGGTGGTCAAGCATACCGAGGCGATCGGCAAGCGCGCCAAGGCGATCCGGTACAAGGATACCTCCAGCCGCTGGGGGTCATGCACCTCGGAGGGCAATCTCTCCTTCTCGTGGCGCATCATGATGGCGCCGCCGCCGGTCATCAATTACCTGGTGGCGCATGAGGTGGCGCATCTGAAAGAGATGAACCACGGCCCGAAATTCTGGAAGCTGTGCGAAAAGCTCTGCCCCGACACCGACCGCTGCAAGGACTGGCTGAAGCGCAACGGCGGCGCCCTGCAGGCGATCGTGTTTGAGTAG